The Ignavibacteriales bacterium genome has a segment encoding these proteins:
- the rpiB gene encoding ribose 5-phosphate isomerase B: protein MVKKLITEDDVKKVLKNGDKEIVVEPGAVLTPLAKDRIYHSGLKIVQSASCLPCSVSNSQIKIAIGSDHTGVKMKKILYDYLKKKDFELFDVGTFTEDSVDYPDIAFNVANRVAIGEVKFGIILDATGIPSAITANKIPGIRAATCYNEFSAKSSREHNDANILVVGARALGEETIKSIADVWLSSKFLGDRHQKRLDKIKAIEVKYSKK, encoded by the coding sequence ATGGTCAAAAAATTAATTACAGAAGATGATGTTAAAAAAGTTCTTAAGAACGGCGATAAAGAAATTGTAGTTGAGCCGGGAGCAGTTTTAACTCCGTTGGCTAAAGATAGAATTTATCATTCCGGTTTGAAAATTGTTCAGAGCGCTTCGTGTCTTCCATGTTCTGTTTCAAATTCGCAGATAAAAATAGCAATCGGATCAGATCATACCGGTGTTAAGATGAAAAAAATCTTGTATGATTATTTAAAGAAAAAAGATTTTGAACTGTTCGATGTCGGCACTTTTACCGAAGATTCTGTTGATTATCCGGATATTGCATTCAATGTGGCTAACCGGGTAGCAATCGGCGAAGTTAAATTCGGAATTATATTAGATGCCACCGGAATTCCATCTGCGATTACTGCTAATAAAATTCCAGGAATTAGAGCGGCAACATGCTACAATGAATTTTCGGCAAAAAGCTCCCGCGAGCACAATGATGCCAATATATTAGTTGTTGGCGCACGTGCGTTGGGTGAAGAAACAATTAAATCGATTGCTGATGTTTGGCTCTCTTCAAAATTTCTCGGTGACCGTCATCAGAAACGCCTGGATAAAATTAAAGCAATTGAAGTGAAGTATTCGAAAAAGTAG
- a CDS encoding mannose-1-phosphate guanylyltransferase, with translation MELYAVIMAGGVGSRFWPRSKEKKPKQLIRIFGENTMIQDTVKRLEGLIANDHIYIVTNKIQKMRVKEQLPQIPEQNILDEPFGKNTAACIGLASVVIKSKNENAVMITLPADHLIKDDDEFRKCLLTASEFADKSKGLVTIGIKPNRPETGYGYIQFDETEVDQNIHKVLTFAEKPNIETAQRFLQAGDFLWNSGIFIWRVDTILGEMQKYLPDLFDGLEKIEESVGTSDYEREVVRIYGQLKSISIDYGVMEKSDKVFLTKADFYWNDVGNWEAVYEISDKNEDGNAIAGDVYTEKTYNSYLFSPRKFAAIIGVEDLIVINTNESLLVCHRNNAQDVRSVVEHLKMNKRNELV, from the coding sequence ATGGAGTTATATGCAGTTATAATGGCCGGCGGAGTTGGTTCAAGGTTCTGGCCAAGAAGCAAAGAAAAAAAACCGAAACAGCTGATCAGAATTTTCGGCGAGAATACGATGATTCAGGATACAGTTAAACGGTTGGAAGGATTAATTGCAAACGATCATATCTATATCGTTACAAATAAAATTCAGAAAATGAGAGTTAAGGAACAACTTCCACAAATTCCTGAACAAAATATTCTTGACGAACCGTTCGGTAAGAATACAGCAGCTTGTATCGGGTTAGCTTCCGTAGTTATTAAAAGCAAGAATGAAAATGCAGTGATGATTACTCTTCCGGCAGATCATTTAATTAAAGACGATGATGAGTTTAGAAAATGTTTATTAACCGCTTCGGAATTTGCGGATAAATCTAAAGGATTAGTCACAATCGGTATAAAACCAAACCGTCCCGAAACCGGTTATGGCTATATTCAATTTGATGAAACTGAAGTTGATCAAAATATTCATAAAGTTCTAACGTTCGCGGAGAAACCGAATATTGAGACGGCACAACGCTTTCTTCAAGCGGGAGATTTTTTATGGAATTCCGGTATATTCATTTGGCGCGTAGATACTATTCTTGGAGAGATGCAAAAATATTTACCAGATCTGTTTGATGGACTGGAAAAAATAGAAGAATCTGTCGGTACTTCCGATTATGAAAGGGAAGTAGTTCGTATTTACGGGCAGTTAAAAAGTATTTCAATTGATTATGGAGTAATGGAAAAATCAGATAAAGTTTTTCTTACTAAAGCCGATTTTTATTGGAATGATGTTGGAAATTGGGAAGCAGTTTATGAAATTTCGGATAAGAATGAAGACGGAAATGCAATAGCCGGCGATGTATATACCGAGAAGACTTACAACTCGTATCTATTCTCCCCAAGAAAATTTGCGGCAATAATTGGTGTGGAAGATTTGATCGTAATCAACACTAACGAATCATTGCTTGTTTGTCATAGAAATAATGCGCAAGATGTTCGTTCTGTAGTAGAACACCTTAAAATGAATAAACGAAATGAACTTGTCTAA
- a CDS encoding VWA domain-containing protein: MIGFKFTEFIPHPEGGDPFEQLLNIFLQLLNITSGDVAESLSILNDLDRKFNITNEEYGIGDFIEDLKEKGYIKEEENRDGEFIITPKSEQEIRRRSLEEIFNKLKKSGKGKHQTPFTGEGDEKTSDRRDYQFGDQLDQIDVTASIKNAQIKHGINEFKLNEDDLEVEEREFKSSASTVLMIDISHSMILYGEDRITPAKKVAMAMSELITTQFPKDTLDIIVFGNDAWPIEIKDLPYLKVGPYHTNTVAGLQLAMDILRRKKNKNKQIFMITDGKPTCLKIGAKYYKNSFGLDRKILNKTLDQAAHCRKIGITITTFMIARDPYLQQFVREFTKVNQGKAYYSSLSGLGEFVFEDFVRNRRKNVK; the protein is encoded by the coding sequence ATGATCGGATTTAAGTTTACCGAGTTTATTCCACACCCGGAAGGAGGAGATCCTTTCGAACAATTGTTGAATATTTTTCTTCAACTATTAAATATCACTTCCGGCGATGTAGCAGAATCTTTGAGCATACTTAATGATTTGGACCGGAAATTTAATATTACAAACGAAGAATATGGCATTGGTGATTTTATAGAAGATTTGAAAGAGAAAGGATATATCAAAGAGGAAGAAAACCGGGATGGCGAATTTATCATTACACCAAAATCCGAACAGGAAATCCGCAGAAGATCGCTCGAAGAAATTTTTAACAAACTCAAGAAATCCGGCAAAGGAAAGCATCAAACCCCATTTACCGGAGAGGGAGATGAAAAAACATCAGACCGCCGGGATTATCAGTTCGGTGATCAATTGGATCAAATTGATGTTACAGCATCAATTAAAAATGCACAGATAAAACATGGTATTAATGAATTCAAATTGAACGAAGATGATCTGGAAGTTGAGGAACGGGAATTCAAATCTTCTGCCTCGACTGTTCTCATGATCGATATTTCTCATTCCATGATTTTGTATGGAGAAGATAGAATCACACCTGCTAAAAAAGTTGCCATGGCAATGTCTGAACTGATTACAACTCAATTTCCTAAAGATACACTTGATATAATTGTATTTGGTAACGATGCCTGGCCAATTGAAATTAAAGATCTACCTTATCTAAAAGTAGGACCTTACCATACTAACACCGTAGCAGGACTTCAACTTGCAATGGACATACTTCGAAGGAAAAAGAATAAGAACAAACAAATTTTCATGATTACAGATGGTAAACCTACTTGCTTGAAAATCGGAGCTAAATATTACAAGAACAGTTTCGGTCTCGACAGAAAAATTTTGAACAAAACTTTAGATCAGGCGGCACATTGCAGAAAAATCGGAATAACAATTACAACATTTATGATCGCACGCGACCCATATCTGCAGCAGTTCGTTCGTGAGTTTACAAAAGTTAATCAAGGGAAAGCATATTATAGCAGTTTATCCGGCCTCGGAGAATTTGTATTCGAAGATTTTGTTCGGAACAGAAGAAAAAATGTTAAATAG